The Spirosoma sp. SC4-14 DNA window GTTCTGGAGTCGGTTGGGTATTTCAGAAAATGACGAAACCCAATGGGCAACTAACAAAATCGACCTCTTTATTCTCGATAAACTAAAAACCGAACAGCTAAAGCCATCAGCCGAAGCCGACCGACCCGCCCTAATTCGGCGGTTGTCGCTCGATTTGACAGGTTTGCCGCCTACCGAACAGGAAGTAGTTGCTTTTGTGGGCGATAAATCACCGGATGCTTACGAGAAAGTGGTCGACCGCTTACTAAAATCACCGGCTTATGGCGAGCGATGGGCTGGTATGTGGCTCGATCTGGCACGCTATGCCGATACGAAAGGCTATGAGCGCGATGGTGGCCGTAAAATCTGGCGCTATCGTGACTGGCTGATTAAAGCCTTCAATGACGATAAGCCATTCGATGAGTTTACGGTTGAACAACTGGCGGGCGATTTACTGCCTAATCCAACTGATGATCAATTGGTGGCAACGGGTTTTCATCGCAATACGATGAACAACGATGAGGGCGGCACGCAGGACGAAGAGTTTCGGGTGGCGGCCGTGCTGGATCGGGTCAATACCACCTGGGATGTCTGGCAGGGCACGACGTTTGCCTGCGTACAGTGTCATAGCCATCCTTACGATCCGTTCGTGAATGAGGAATACTATAAGTTCATGGCGTTTTTCAACAATGCGCGCGACGAAGACGTAACCAGCGAAACGCCAACTCTTCGCTTCTATAAGCCTGATGATTCGCTGAAGGTGCAGACGATGCGGCAATATGTTCTTGCGCACGTAGCAAGCCCGAAGCAAGCTCAAACTCAGGCCGATTTTTTCACGAAGCTGGTCCGTACAACCGAACCTAAAATTAACTCGCACGACTTCGATCAGCTCGTTAATGCATCGCTGCTCGATGCCAAGTATTTTGGTTTTCAGGATAAAGGATCGGCCCGGATCAAAAACGTGACTTTAACCAATCGTCCTCGGTTATTGATTGCCTGGGGCACCAACGCGCCTGACGCCGTTGTAACCTTCCGGCAAGATAAGCTGGATGGTCCTATTCTGGCTACAATACCAGTGCCCAAAACCGGTAATGCCTGGAATGATACGATTCAGATGATTCCGCTGCCGATTGTGCAGGGTAAGCATAACATCCATATTTCGCTGGTTAGCCCAACAAAGCCTAAGGAGTGGGTGCAAATTAAATGGGCGTCATTTTTGCCAATTATGCCCGGTCAGCCGCAAAATGCCATCGGCGATCAGGAAAAAATGCTGGTCGATTTGCTGAATGCCGACGCGGAACAAACGCCAATTATGCTCGATGGTGCGGGCGATCTGGCTCGTGAAACGCGGGTATTTCAGCGTGGTAACTGGCTCGTTAAAGAGAAACCCGTTACGCCAGATGTGCCCAAATCCTTCCCGGCTATGGACGCGAAACTGCCCAAAAACCGACTGGGATTAGCGCGCTGGATGGTCAGCCGCGAACACCCGCTAACGGCTCGGGTTGCGGTAAATCGGTTCTGGGAGCAGTTGTTTGGAACCGGTATTGTTGAAACCGTTGAAGATATGGGTACGCAGGGAATTCCTCCAACTCATCGTGAACTGCTCGATTATCTGGCCGTTGAGTTCATGGAAACAGATCATTGGAGTGTTAAGAAACTGCTGAAAAAGATGGTCATGTCGTCGACCTATCGGCAGCGCTCGGAGGTGTCGGCGGAGTTATTGGCTAAAGATCCATTCAACAAATGGCTGGCCCGTGGACCGCGCGTGCGGTTGTCGGCCGAAGCTGTTCATGATCAGGCGCTGGCGGTTAGTGGCTTGTTGAGCAAAAAAATGTACGGACCGAGCGTAATGCCCGTTCAACCCGATGGCATCTGGCAATCGCCCTATGATGGTGCTACCTGGACCCAGAGTACGGGCGAAGATCTGCACCGGCGAGCTTTGTATACGTATTGGAAACGAACAGCGCCCTATCCGTCAATGATTACCTTCGATAGCCCCAGCCGGGAGTTTTGCCAGTTGCGACGCCTTCGGACCAATACACCACTACAGGCACTCGTAACGCTTAACGACCCGGTTTATGTAGAAGCCGCTCAGTGTCTGGCTGAGTATATGCAACAACAGGCAAAAACGCCAGCCAAACAGATACAGGCTGGGTTTAGACGGGTAACGTTGCACGGTCTGTCTCAAAAAAAACTGGCCGTTCTTACCCGGTTATACCGAAATGCAGAGCAACACTACCGGCAAAAACCGGATGAACTAAAGCGATTCATGGCGCGGGCCGATGCTACACCACAACAAGCTGCATTGACCCTAACGGCCAATACGATACTGAATCTGGATGAGGTGATTACGAAAGAATAAAGTCTATGAACAAGCTTCTGAACGAATTTCAACAGGCCGCTGCTCAGCGCGAAACCCGGCGGCATTTTCTGCATACCTGCTCCACCGGTTTAGGCGCTATGGCACTTGGTTCGATGCTGGGCGGCTGTGGTTTTTTCGATAAAACATCTTCTCAATCTGTAACAGGCGCTACAACGGCCTTATCCGGCGAACCAACCGCTCCACATCCGTCGCAGTATTTGCCGAAGGCGCAACGGGTTATTTACATTCATATGGCGGGTTCGCCGAGCCAGTTGGAGCTTTTCGATTATAAGCCCGAACTGGCTAAGTATCATGGGAAAGATTGCCCGCAGGAATTGCTCGAAGGCAAAAAGTTTGCTTTTATCCGGGGTGTTCCGAAAATGCTTGGTCCGCAAGGAAAGTTTGCTCAATATGGCCAG harbors:
- a CDS encoding DUF1553 domain-containing protein, which produces MRTQWFILGAIGITAIAMLSAFLGVFEHRVDYNTQVKPLLNKNCIACHGGVKKASGFSLLFRHEAVAPAKSGKPAIIPGDADASEMIRRLTLSDPEERMPLEHPPLKPDEIETLRKWIDQGAEWGDHWAYQRAERPDVPKIGTFWSRLGISENDETQWATNKIDLFILDKLKTEQLKPSAEADRPALIRRLSLDLTGLPPTEQEVVAFVGDKSPDAYEKVVDRLLKSPAYGERWAGMWLDLARYADTKGYERDGGRKIWRYRDWLIKAFNDDKPFDEFTVEQLAGDLLPNPTDDQLVATGFHRNTMNNDEGGTQDEEFRVAAVLDRVNTTWDVWQGTTFACVQCHSHPYDPFVNEEYYKFMAFFNNARDEDVTSETPTLRFYKPDDSLKVQTMRQYVLAHVASPKQAQTQADFFTKLVRTTEPKINSHDFDQLVNASLLDAKYFGFQDKGSARIKNVTLTNRPRLLIAWGTNAPDAVVTFRQDKLDGPILATIPVPKTGNAWNDTIQMIPLPIVQGKHNIHISLVSPTKPKEWVQIKWASFLPIMPGQPQNAIGDQEKMLVDLLNADAEQTPIMLDGAGDLARETRVFQRGNWLVKEKPVTPDVPKSFPAMDAKLPKNRLGLARWMVSREHPLTARVAVNRFWEQLFGTGIVETVEDMGTQGIPPTHRELLDYLAVEFMETDHWSVKKLLKKMVMSSTYRQRSEVSAELLAKDPFNKWLARGPRVRLSAEAVHDQALAVSGLLSKKMYGPSVMPVQPDGIWQSPYDGATWTQSTGEDLHRRALYTYWKRTAPYPSMITFDSPSREFCQLRRLRTNTPLQALVTLNDPVYVEAAQCLAEYMQQQAKTPAKQIQAGFRRVTLHGLSQKKLAVLTRLYRNAEQHYRQKPDELKRFMARADATPQQAALTLTANTILNLDEVITKE